In one Neobacillus sp. WH10 genomic region, the following are encoded:
- a CDS encoding Flp family type IVb pilin has protein sequence MLEKMKNLVVEEEGQALTEYGLIIALVSVLLAGSLILFKDQLVKVFDNIKTALTKTS, from the coding sequence ATGTTAGAAAAAATGAAGAATCTTGTTGTTGAAGAAGAAGGGCAAGCTTTAACGGAGTACGGGTTAATTATTGCGTTAGTTTCCGTACTATTAGCAGGGTCATTAATTTTATTTAAAGACCAACTGGTAAAGGTGTTTGATAATATTAAAACTGCATTAACGAAAACGTCCTAA
- a CDS encoding glycosyltransferase family 2 protein — protein MLKKFDPNITLVIPVYNEGSHIIHSLKVIENEIRNVTQKYEIIIVDDGSTDNTWMEISNHLNSLPNLFIIRLSRNFGKESALVAGLEHAAGEAVIIMDADLQHPPSLIPKMINIWKEDEVGIVECVKRERGKEKLRYRLGANFFYWILKRFTGYNLKGASDYKLLDKKVLEAWKKMPEKDTFFRGMTAWLGFKKIKCEFDVSPRIDGEPKWGFTKLIKLALNAVVSFSSLPLRFVSIVGLLFFIAAIFLGIQTLYQKINGNALTGFTTVILLQLIIGSVFMISLGVFGEYLSAIYKEVKGRPRYLIENVMVSGNLTNKTETKELKRNYVEV, from the coding sequence ATGTTGAAGAAATTCGATCCTAATATAACACTTGTAATCCCCGTATATAACGAAGGAAGCCATATTATTCATTCCCTAAAAGTGATAGAGAATGAAATAAGAAACGTAACTCAAAAATATGAAATTATTATTGTCGATGATGGTTCTACAGATAATACATGGATGGAAATATCTAATCATCTAAATAGTCTGCCTAACCTGTTCATCATTAGATTAAGTAGAAACTTTGGCAAAGAATCAGCACTTGTGGCGGGGTTAGAACATGCAGCAGGCGAAGCTGTCATCATAATGGATGCCGATTTGCAACATCCACCATCATTAATTCCAAAAATGATAAATATATGGAAGGAAGATGAAGTTGGAATAGTTGAATGTGTAAAGAGGGAAAGAGGGAAAGAAAAACTCCGATACCGGCTAGGTGCTAACTTTTTCTATTGGATATTGAAAAGATTCACAGGGTACAATCTTAAAGGTGCTTCAGACTATAAATTACTAGATAAAAAAGTCTTAGAGGCATGGAAGAAGATGCCAGAAAAAGACACTTTCTTTCGAGGAATGACAGCATGGTTGGGATTTAAAAAAATTAAATGTGAGTTTGATGTATCTCCAAGAATTGACGGTGAACCAAAATGGGGTTTTACAAAGCTAATTAAGCTGGCTTTAAATGCTGTTGTATCATTTTCTTCTTTACCATTAAGGTTTGTTAGTATAGTTGGACTACTATTTTTTATAGCTGCCATTTTCTTAGGAATCCAGACACTTTACCAAAAAATCAACGGAAATGCCTTAACAGGATTTACAACAGTTATTCTATTACAACTTATTATTGGCAGTGTCTTTATGATAAGCCTCGGTGTATTCGGAGAGTATTTATCAGCTATTTATAAAGAGGTAAAAGGCAGGCCAAGATACTTAATTGAAAATGTAATGGTTTCAGGAAATCTCACTAATAAAACCGAGACCAAAGAATTGAAAAGAAATTATGTTGAAGTATAA
- a CDS encoding CpaF family protein, producing the protein MSLLKRYIEGASVSNATKDLQELPVLKRTDEFWQIEAALHDYLLDELKKSPGQNKEEEKQKIDIWSQTFFDQQVSRLTFEEKLDILNYVKDELLAYGPITPLLENPVITEVMVNSYDEVYYEKNGKIYRSNVNFTDNQHVLRVIERIVSPIGRRIDESSPMVDARLPDGSRVNAIIPPLALKGPSVTIRKFSDTPFTINDLVHFGTLTKDMAEFLDICVKSSLNIFISGGTGSGKTSTLNVLSSFIPNEERIVTIEDAAELMLHQEHIVSLESRPPNIEGKGQITIRDLVRNSLRMRPDRIVVGEVRGAEALDMLQAMNTGHDGSLSTGHANSPRDILSRLETMVLMAGFDLPVRAIREQIASAIDLIVHQARMKDGTRKITHITEVLGMEGDTIVLQDIYLFKETGYVKGGRIEGRFISTGIRPKFAEKLEVNGYSLPASWFVGEW; encoded by the coding sequence ATGTCACTATTAAAAAGGTATATAGAAGGTGCCAGTGTTAGTAATGCGACTAAGGATCTTCAGGAGCTTCCGGTTCTTAAAAGAACAGATGAATTTTGGCAGATAGAAGCGGCTCTCCATGATTATCTATTAGATGAACTGAAAAAATCACCTGGCCAAAATAAAGAAGAAGAAAAACAAAAAATAGACATATGGAGCCAGACTTTTTTTGACCAACAAGTCAGCAGGCTAACATTTGAAGAAAAGCTAGATATTTTGAACTACGTAAAAGATGAGTTATTGGCCTATGGCCCAATTACTCCTTTATTAGAGAACCCCGTTATAACGGAGGTAATGGTTAATAGCTATGATGAAGTTTATTATGAGAAGAATGGAAAAATTTATAGGAGTAATGTAAATTTTACTGATAATCAACATGTTCTTCGTGTGATCGAGCGAATTGTATCACCGATTGGACGACGAATTGATGAAAGTTCACCAATGGTGGATGCTCGTCTTCCAGATGGTTCACGTGTAAATGCAATTATTCCTCCACTTGCTTTAAAAGGGCCGAGTGTAACTATTCGAAAATTCTCCGATACACCCTTTACAATTAATGATTTGGTTCATTTTGGTACCTTAACGAAAGATATGGCTGAATTTCTTGATATTTGTGTAAAATCAAGCCTCAATATCTTTATAAGCGGAGGTACAGGTTCAGGAAAAACTTCAACCTTAAACGTTTTATCTTCATTTATACCTAATGAAGAACGGATTGTTACGATTGAGGATGCCGCAGAACTAATGCTTCATCAGGAACATATTGTTTCTTTGGAATCCCGTCCTCCAAATATTGAGGGAAAAGGACAGATAACAATTCGGGATTTAGTACGTAACTCACTCCGGATGCGTCCAGACCGAATTGTTGTTGGGGAGGTTCGCGGAGCTGAAGCATTAGATATGCTTCAAGCAATGAATACCGGTCATGACGGAAGCTTAAGTACTGGACACGCCAACTCACCAAGAGATATCCTTTCCAGATTGGAAACGATGGTATTAATGGCAGGGTTTGATCTTCCTGTCCGGGCAATACGAGAGCAGATTGCAAGTGCCATCGACTTAATTGTTCACCAGGCAAGGATGAAGGACGGTACGAGAAAAATAACTCATATTACAGAAGTGCTAGGAATGGAAGGGGACACTATTGTTCTTCAGGACATTTATCTTTTTAAAGAAACAGGATATGTTAAAGGCGGACGGATTGAGGGAAGATTTATCAGTACTGGAATTCGTCCAAAGTTTGCAGAAAAGCTTGAAGTTAATGGATATTCTTTACCAGCCTCATGGTTTGTGGGAGAGTGGTAG
- a CDS encoding Tad domain-containing protein, whose translation MKRLFRLLKLKGENGASLVIVALSMVALLGFTALAIDGGRLYSEKSKLQKALDSTVLAGAQGLRTSEARAIEIAKDISDKNGYKVSESELTLTNSSIKATKKVNVPMTFAKVIGVNNTTVSATAKAVVLPLKKASGVAPIAIEKDAIVPGSTALNCGSDTGNNKGNCGFLRFDENGAQALKDAIINGGTYAVDDKVVETEPGAMVGQVKDAIDTLIAMDKDKPHCKSAATADNSCARVITIVVIDTWVGANGQTERKVVGLASYWIEGMQGKAIIGQFIQEVDAGEIGNGTEIGEYNLYGVKLEE comes from the coding sequence ATGAAAAGACTATTTAGATTATTAAAACTAAAGGGTGAAAATGGTGCTTCGTTGGTAATAGTTGCCCTATCAATGGTTGCTCTTTTAGGCTTTACTGCTTTAGCGATAGATGGAGGAAGGCTTTACTCTGAGAAAAGCAAACTCCAAAAGGCTTTGGATTCAACAGTTTTAGCAGGTGCACAAGGACTACGCACCAGCGAGGCTAGGGCCATAGAGATTGCAAAAGACATTTCTGATAAAAATGGTTATAAAGTATCCGAAAGTGAACTAACTTTAACAAACAGTTCTATTAAAGCGACTAAAAAAGTTAATGTTCCTATGACCTTTGCCAAAGTTATCGGTGTGAACAACACAACTGTCAGCGCAACAGCAAAAGCAGTTGTGCTCCCATTAAAAAAAGCAAGTGGAGTGGCACCAATTGCTATAGAGAAAGATGCTATTGTTCCAGGCAGTACTGCATTAAATTGCGGGAGTGACACCGGAAACAATAAAGGAAACTGCGGATTTCTTAGATTTGATGAAAATGGGGCACAGGCCCTCAAGGACGCCATAATAAATGGCGGGACATATGCAGTAGATGATAAAGTTGTTGAAACAGAACCTGGGGCAATGGTTGGTCAAGTGAAAGATGCTATTGATACATTAATAGCAATGGACAAGGATAAACCACATTGCAAAAGTGCAGCTACAGCTGATAATTCATGTGCAAGGGTCATTACAATAGTTGTAATTGATACATGGGTTGGAGCAAACGGGCAAACCGAACGAAAAGTAGTGGGATTGGCTTCCTACTGGATTGAAGGAATGCAGGGAAAAGCTATTATCGGACAATTTATACAAGAGGTTGACGCAGGTGAAATTGGCAATGGGACAGAAATAGGTGAATATAATTTGTACGGTGTCAAACTCGAAGAATAA
- the argR gene encoding arginine repressor gives MKKEMRLQTISKLISEHEIKTQEELGQLLHVSGLQVTQATISRDIRELKLIKVPSKDGSLKYSFQIDQDHLISEKLRHKMKDALVGMEVINYFVIIKTLPGHAHSFGALFDSMEIDGKAGTICGNDTCLIICRTPDEATSIKQKIDLYQK, from the coding sequence ATGAAAAAAGAGATGAGATTGCAAACGATTTCAAAACTTATCTCAGAACATGAGATAAAGACGCAGGAAGAGCTGGGGCAATTACTCCATGTTAGCGGTTTGCAAGTGACTCAGGCAACCATCTCCAGGGACATTCGTGAATTGAAACTGATCAAGGTCCCTTCCAAAGACGGCAGTTTGAAATATAGTTTTCAAATTGATCAGGACCATTTGATTTCTGAAAAGCTGCGCCATAAAATGAAGGATGCGCTTGTTGGGATGGAGGTCATTAACTATTTTGTGATCATTAAAACGCTGCCAGGACATGCCCATTCATTTGGGGCGCTGTTTGATTCAATGGAAATCGACGGTAAAGCCGGCACCATTTGTGGCAATGATACATGTTTAATTATTTGCCGCACACCAGATGAGGCTACCAGCATCAAGCAGAAAATCGATTTATATCAAAAGTAA
- a CDS encoding prepilin peptidase encodes MIIEIVLVTILIISLYTDIRDRKILNIVTLPTILFAFIFHIGTQGMEGFLFSGKGFLTGLGLLIIPYLLGGMGAGDVKLMAAIGALMGTNFVFYSFIYTALIGGVIALVLIIKQKGLVNSMKSFFYTIVFFRSNLGSMLLGKDKHSSISFPYGIAIVLGTLCSLIWGGF; translated from the coding sequence ATGATTATTGAAATCGTCTTAGTGACAATATTGATCATTTCACTTTATACAGATATAAGGGATAGGAAGATCTTAAACATTGTAACTCTTCCAACAATTTTATTTGCTTTTATTTTTCATATAGGCACTCAAGGGATGGAAGGCTTTCTTTTTAGTGGCAAGGGATTTCTTACAGGATTAGGTTTACTGATCATTCCCTATTTGTTAGGTGGTATGGGTGCAGGCGATGTTAAGCTGATGGCTGCGATTGGTGCCTTAATGGGTACTAATTTTGTTTTTTATTCATTTATATATACCGCATTGATTGGAGGGGTCATTGCATTAGTGTTAATCATCAAACAAAAGGGTCTTGTTAATTCAATGAAATCGTTTTTTTATACCATAGTCTTTTTTCGAAGTAACCTGGGCTCGATGTTACTTGGAAAAGACAAACATTCAAGTATTTCATTCCCTTATGGTATTGCAATCGTATTAGGAACATTATGTTCACTTATATGGGGTGGATTTTAA
- a CDS encoding TadE family protein: MKSEKGQSLVEFALILPLLVLMLFGIIDFARIFHVYLTMDHAGREAARAASIGKDDTFIKQTALDNAKSINLVAGRVGISPVGTKKSGDNVTITITYPIDFLTPVIGKIVGPLTLEDKTVMRVE; encoded by the coding sequence ATGAAATCGGAAAAAGGCCAATCGCTCGTAGAGTTTGCATTAATCCTGCCGTTACTAGTTTTAATGTTGTTTGGAATTATTGACTTTGCTCGAATCTTCCACGTATATCTGACAATGGATCATGCTGGAAGAGAAGCTGCACGTGCTGCTAGTATTGGCAAGGATGATACTTTTATTAAACAAACTGCCCTTGATAATGCGAAAAGCATAAATTTAGTAGCGGGTAGAGTGGGGATTTCTCCGGTAGGAACCAAAAAATCAGGAGATAATGTCACAATTACCATTACTTATCCAATAGATTTTCTTACTCCGGTTATTGGTAAAATAGTTGGACCGCTAACATTAGAGGATAAAACGGTGATGAGGGTGGAATAG
- a CDS encoding YfhO family protein, protein MKGILKTSLSLSILSFIFPVLILSIVFVMFKIYPYGNNIALTTDLYFQYIHYYSYLLEAIKGNDSLLYSWNAGLGSNFIGNIAYYTASPLLVILFIFPKGLFPEAVLLIILTKIGLCGVTISFFMTKRFKTLKFYEVVLFSSFYALMSYNLSYYYNVMWLDGVILLPLLVLSVDSILRNKSLIPYIFLQSLSFIANFYIAYMLGLFIFFYFIIDLFGQRKLKSTEQIKAIILKFLKGTFISIGISSFLMVPTFFQLLQSLGSFGNFSSGQDNNFLFKFLIGEYDSVRMGSPNIYIGSFILLLVPAFFISKINRFEKMKWGILLIIMAISFVIPPLNLFWQAGDEPNWFPFRYSFIFSFILFYISVAAYEKVHSIRFRVFLLLLFINVFILTAAALANNGVYSLVINIAFISLFSIILYIKKFNLKGLGFLIFFLFTSVELLFNSTVIISNIYKELGRPNRAQYTIYNDYKAAINQIKKTDLTPYYRVESNLNKTNNDSLTLGLGSLGHSSSMVNNDLIRTISSLGFYARKANYNKKGSTILTDSILGLKYFISSNEMDKEGFELISRMKKLYIYKNINSLPIGYQIREDVTNIQIDHYKNPFKLQNKIYETIFHSKDPLFIPISPEKVEYQNATFKELENGKQFTRIKKEKDIKIKYTFNIKDEANFYALFDLMDIQNILTNPENIKMTINNKEIGDYLKTQFMGIFEVGKFRNEQVVIELNLNKDHVKFASDLFYITNSKDFNNNLNSIDRNSFIMTHKEENTMEANINIKQDNQLLFLSIPWDEGWRVAIDGETVKPIKVFGSFMGIPLNKGEYHLQMTFIPKGFILGSFITLMSLLIFLKIFLVEYFKEKRVLKNVEEIRS, encoded by the coding sequence TTGAAAGGGATATTAAAAACAAGTTTATCATTATCTATTTTATCCTTTATTTTTCCAGTGCTCATCTTAAGTATAGTATTTGTGATGTTTAAAATTTATCCCTACGGTAACAATATTGCTTTAACAACAGATTTATATTTTCAATACATACATTATTATAGTTATCTTTTAGAAGCTATTAAGGGGAATGATAGCTTATTATACAGTTGGAATGCAGGATTAGGGTCAAATTTCATTGGTAACATTGCATACTATACCGCAAGTCCGCTATTGGTTATTCTTTTTATATTTCCAAAAGGACTTTTTCCTGAAGCTGTATTACTAATTATTTTAACCAAAATTGGATTATGCGGAGTAACGATCAGTTTCTTTATGACTAAAAGATTTAAAACATTAAAATTTTATGAAGTGGTATTGTTTTCTTCCTTCTATGCACTGATGTCCTATAACCTTTCATATTATTATAATGTCATGTGGTTAGATGGAGTTATTTTACTACCATTATTGGTCCTTTCAGTAGATTCAATTTTACGGAATAAGAGCTTAATCCCCTATATTTTTTTACAATCACTTTCCTTTATTGCAAATTTTTATATTGCTTATATGTTAGGGTTGTTCATTTTCTTCTATTTTATAATTGATCTTTTTGGACAGCGAAAACTAAAATCAACAGAACAGATAAAGGCAATTATTTTAAAATTTTTAAAAGGAACATTCATTTCTATTGGTATTTCAAGTTTTTTAATGGTTCCTACATTCTTTCAACTTTTACAATCATTAGGTTCTTTTGGAAATTTTTCTAGTGGTCAAGATAATAATTTTTTATTCAAATTTTTAATTGGTGAATATGACTCTGTTAGAATGGGATCCCCTAACATATATATTGGTTCATTCATTCTATTGTTGGTACCAGCCTTTTTCATTAGTAAAATCAATAGATTTGAAAAAATGAAATGGGGCATTTTACTAATTATTATGGCCATTAGTTTTGTTATACCACCCCTAAATCTTTTCTGGCAGGCAGGAGATGAACCAAATTGGTTTCCGTTTAGGTATTCTTTTATTTTTTCTTTCATCCTATTTTATATAAGTGTAGCAGCTTATGAAAAAGTTCATTCAATCAGATTTAGAGTGTTTTTACTTCTATTGTTTATTAACGTTTTTATCCTAACTGCAGCTGCTTTAGCAAATAATGGAGTGTATAGCCTTGTTATAAATATAGCCTTTATTTCTCTGTTTTCTATTATCTTATATATAAAAAAATTCAACCTTAAAGGTCTTGGATTTTTAATATTCTTTCTTTTTACAAGTGTAGAATTATTATTTAATAGTACCGTTATTATTTCTAATATTTATAAGGAATTAGGGCGCCCTAATCGTGCACAATACACCATTTATAACGATTATAAAGCTGCTATTAACCAAATTAAAAAGACTGATTTAACTCCCTATTATCGAGTTGAATCAAATTTAAACAAGACTAACAATGATTCATTAACACTTGGACTGGGAAGTCTTGGTCATTCCAGTTCAATGGTAAATAATGATCTAATTAGAACAATAAGTTCGTTAGGATTTTATGCCAGAAAAGCAAATTACAATAAAAAAGGGAGTACAATTCTTACAGATTCAATCTTAGGTTTAAAATATTTTATAAGCTCTAATGAGATGGATAAAGAAGGCTTTGAACTAATATCAAGGATGAAGAAATTGTACATTTACAAAAATATCAACTCTTTACCAATTGGTTATCAAATAAGGGAAGACGTTACCAATATACAAATAGATCATTATAAAAATCCTTTTAAACTTCAAAATAAGATTTATGAAACAATTTTTCATTCGAAAGATCCATTATTTATTCCGATATCTCCAGAAAAAGTAGAATATCAGAATGCAACATTTAAAGAATTAGAAAACGGAAAACAATTTACAAGAATCAAAAAAGAAAAAGATATTAAAATTAAGTACACTTTTAATATTAAAGATGAAGCCAACTTTTATGCATTATTCGACTTAATGGACATTCAGAACATCTTGACTAATCCAGAAAATATTAAAATGACTATTAATAATAAAGAAATAGGTGACTACCTCAAAACTCAATTTATGGGGATTTTTGAGGTAGGTAAATTTAGGAATGAACAAGTGGTTATTGAACTAAATCTTAATAAAGATCATGTCAAATTTGCTAGTGATTTGTTCTATATCACAAACTCTAAGGATTTCAATAACAACTTGAATTCGATTGACAGAAATTCTTTTATAATGACACACAAAGAAGAAAATACAATGGAAGCAAACATAAATATAAAGCAGGACAACCAACTATTGTTTCTTTCTATTCCTTGGGATGAGGGCTGGAGAGTAGCTATTGATGGAGAAACTGTAAAACCAATAAAAGTTTTTGGATCTTTTATGGGAATTCCATTAAATAAAGGTGAATATCACTTGCAAATGACGTTTATACCTAAAGGTTTTATTTTAGGTAGTTTTATAACTTTAATGAGCTTATTGATTTTTCTAAAAATCTTCTTGGTGGAATATTTTAAGGAAAAGAGGGTGCTTAAAAATGTTGAAGAAATTCGATCCTAA
- the cpaB gene encoding Flp pilus assembly protein CpaB, with protein sequence MNTKKIWVISLILGIIVAGLVYITIFAKENAATPASTSVSQEKANNKKSNEQTEKAKQDEKEKKAEKEKALEREFKNPIVDVTKGKRAMSIKINMEQGVSGYIAPNSMVDVIAYETTKDEATKKEHKSAVLILENVKVLTSGKSSDNKDEVLHYETVTLEVTAEEGVMLGLAAKDKDGFYLMLRNQEDKETGKKGLKQTREVIKDDTEEEKK encoded by the coding sequence ATGAATACAAAAAAAATTTGGGTAATTTCATTAATATTAGGAATAATTGTGGCGGGATTGGTTTACATTACTATCTTTGCTAAAGAAAATGCAGCTACTCCTGCTAGTACTTCAGTTAGTCAGGAAAAAGCAAACAATAAAAAGTCTAATGAGCAAACAGAAAAAGCGAAACAGGATGAAAAAGAGAAAAAAGCTGAAAAGGAAAAAGCCCTTGAAAGGGAATTCAAAAATCCTATTGTGGATGTAACTAAAGGAAAAAGGGCTATGTCGATAAAAATTAATATGGAACAGGGTGTTTCGGGTTATATCGCACCTAATTCAATGGTAGATGTAATTGCTTATGAAACAACAAAAGACGAGGCAACAAAAAAAGAGCATAAATCAGCGGTGCTAATCCTTGAAAATGTGAAGGTTCTAACTTCAGGTAAATCATCTGACAATAAAGATGAGGTCCTCCATTATGAAACGGTTACCTTAGAGGTCACGGCAGAAGAAGGGGTCATGTTGGGATTAGCAGCAAAAGACAAAGACGGATTCTATTTAATGCTTCGAAACCAAGAAGACAAAGAAACAGGGAAAAAAGGCTTAAAGCAAACAAGAGAAGTAATCAAAGATGACACAGAGGAGGAAAAGAAATGA
- a CDS encoding GtrA family protein, with translation MLKYKKSRLQKVIFYGFVGIIGTIVHFFTLVILVELFGVNPILSSIIGFILTVILSFVLNRKYTFKANSKNQKYLLIKYVIVSINGLMLNSLIMYFTVDILSIHYSFGQMIVVICIPIINFLLNNFWTFKEQTSNLGLNDKR, from the coding sequence ATGTTGAAGTATAAAAAATCTCGTTTACAAAAAGTAATTTTCTATGGATTTGTTGGGATAATTGGGACTATTGTTCACTTTTTTACACTTGTTATTTTGGTTGAGCTTTTTGGGGTAAATCCTATTTTAAGTTCAATTATTGGATTTATTTTAACTGTAATTTTATCCTTTGTATTAAACAGAAAATATACTTTTAAAGCAAACAGCAAGAACCAAAAATATTTATTAATTAAATATGTGATAGTATCAATAAATGGATTAATGCTAAATAGTTTAATTATGTATTTTACAGTGGATATTCTTTCTATTCACTATTCATTTGGTCAAATGATCGTAGTTATATGTATTCCAATAATAAATTTCTTGCTAAATAATTTCTGGACCTTTAAGGAACAAACTAGCAACTTAGGATTGAATGATAAAAGGTAA
- a CDS encoding AAA family ATPase: MSINWVYFSDTNSSPGEIKKLLEKQQYQVLSADQFDKLHPLLMGNNQSVLFLEAHTHFNVYDLCQEISVLYPHVYIILIVPEAMENLKKAMLMGASDTLRTTYDLGELSEAVAHAKKFMHHRAKMEPNLMNPVKEKSRVIAVSSPKGGVGRTALTVNLAVAFAKMGKKVAVIDGNLQFGEVGIYFNVKPKRTIYEWVKEGYGRANYSINQYMTLVDGDVSVLASPPRPEFFEGISEKHLKDAIEETRNIFDIILIDMPVYLSDIHLRCLDLADEIVLLTLNEISGLRLCQLYLDTLETIHLKDKVKLVLNRHVKGQGLELKRIQEILTIDVYHTLPDQMNIVSSSIKTGQPYLLSNPRSSIGKAVLSLSEKLFEQKSASEVTTKKEKKWFHVGK, encoded by the coding sequence ATGAGTATAAACTGGGTTTATTTTTCCGATACCAATTCTTCTCCTGGAGAAATTAAAAAGCTTCTAGAAAAACAACAATATCAAGTTTTGTCAGCAGATCAATTTGATAAGTTACATCCTCTTTTGATGGGGAATAATCAGTCAGTGTTATTCCTGGAAGCACACACACATTTTAATGTTTATGATCTGTGTCAGGAAATCTCCGTGCTTTACCCTCATGTTTATATTATTTTAATAGTTCCTGAAGCTATGGAAAACCTGAAGAAGGCCATGCTGATGGGAGCTTCCGATACTCTTCGTACTACATATGACCTTGGGGAACTTTCTGAAGCGGTCGCACATGCAAAGAAATTTATGCATCACCGCGCCAAAATGGAACCTAATTTGATGAATCCTGTAAAAGAGAAAAGCAGAGTAATCGCAGTTTCCAGCCCAAAAGGTGGTGTTGGCAGAACAGCTTTAACCGTTAATCTTGCCGTTGCGTTTGCCAAGATGGGAAAGAAAGTAGCAGTGATTGACGGCAATCTTCAATTTGGCGAAGTGGGTATTTATTTTAATGTAAAGCCGAAAAGAACGATTTATGAATGGGTAAAGGAAGGATATGGCCGTGCCAATTATTCCATTAATCAATATATGACTCTAGTTGATGGAGATGTCTCTGTTCTCGCGTCTCCACCCCGGCCGGAATTCTTTGAAGGGATTTCCGAAAAACACTTGAAAGATGCCATCGAAGAAACAAGAAATATATTTGATATTATCTTAATTGATATGCCTGTCTATTTATCCGACATTCACTTACGCTGTTTGGATTTAGCAGATGAAATAGTACTCTTAACTCTCAATGAAATATCAGGTCTACGATTATGCCAGCTTTATTTAGATACATTAGAAACTATTCATCTAAAGGATAAAGTAAAACTAGTGTTGAATCGTCATGTAAAGGGGCAAGGGCTTGAACTAAAGAGAATCCAAGAAATTTTGACGATAGATGTTTATCATACCCTGCCTGATCAGATGAATATCGTTTCCTCTTCGATCAAAACGGGACAGCCGTATTTATTATCAAATCCTAGAAGCAGTATTGGTAAGGCGGTTTTGAGTTTATCAGAGAAGCTTTTTGAACAAAAAAGCGCTAGTGAAGTGACAACGAAAAAAGAGAAAAAATGGTTTCATGTAGGAAAGTGA
- a CDS encoding DUF192 domain-containing protein, with the protein MKENTIRIPYKINHADGFFKRFRGLMFRKDPIENEGLWIVPCNAVHMFFMKFPIDVVLLNERKEVVKVFNELKPWKITKPINEAYSTLELPAGSIKKFGIRNGIKLYW; encoded by the coding sequence ATGAAAGAAAATACTATTAGGATCCCATACAAAATTAACCATGCTGATGGTTTTTTTAAAAGGTTTAGAGGATTAATGTTTCGAAAGGATCCGATAGAAAATGAAGGACTCTGGATTGTACCATGTAATGCTGTCCATATGTTTTTTATGAAGTTTCCAATTGATGTTGTTCTTTTAAATGAAAGAAAAGAAGTTGTAAAAGTTTTTAATGAATTAAAACCATGGAAAATTACGAAACCAATTAATGAGGCTTACTCTACATTAGAACTTCCAGCAGGATCGATTAAAAAATTCGGAATCAGGAATGGAATAAAACTTTATTGGTGA
- a CDS encoding Flp family type IVb pilin, whose protein sequence is MIQKMRNLVVEEEGQALTEYGLIIALVSVLLAGSLILFKEQLAGVFTKINGYLNGTTKS, encoded by the coding sequence ATGATCCAAAAAATGAGGAATTTAGTGGTTGAAGAAGAAGGTCAGGCTTTAACCGAGTATGGTTTAATTATCGCCTTAGTTTCCGTACTATTAGCAGGGTCATTAATTTTATTTAAAGAGCAACTGGCAGGTGTATTTACAAAAATAAATGGTTATTTAAATGGTACAACAAAATCATAA
- a CDS encoding Flp family type IVb pilin, which produces MIQKMRNLVVEEEGQALTEYGLIIALVSVLLAGSLILFKDQLVTVFENIKTALTKTS; this is translated from the coding sequence ATGATCCAAAAAATGAGGAATTTAGTGGTTGAAGAAGAAGGTCAGGCTTTAACCGAGTATGGTTTAATTATTGCGTTAGTTTCCGTACTATTAGCAGGGTCATTAATTTTATTTAAAGACCAACTTGTAACGGTGTTTGAAAATATTAAAACTGCATTAACGAAAACGTCTTAA